A part of Amphiprion ocellaris isolate individual 3 ecotype Okinawa chromosome 16, ASM2253959v1, whole genome shotgun sequence genomic DNA contains:
- the chst3a gene encoding carbohydrate sulfotransferase 3a, translating to MKIKYAIVFICIVALVIIEKESNILSRVSDKLIQRQTPQQTPQTPLDYSNTTQKGSLMALKMLLSKLSGPKGNYSNFSEEQEEEELDDLSSYSYSGGRKHILLMATTRTGSSFVGEFFNQHGEKMFYLFEPLWHVERMLTTTAKTNNGTVLAGLYRDVLQGLFLCDFSSLEKFISPPPQDHVTPALFRRESSLSLCEENVCSPVIKDVFERYHCKTRRCGPLNLTLASESCLSKQHHAIKTVRVRQLDTLQPLVEDPRLDIRVIQLVRDPRAILASRMVAFSTKYQTWKAWAQDGQVPEDDEEVKRLKVNCDHLRMSAEVGLSQPRWLRRRYMLVRYEDIARYPMQKAEEMYKFTGIPFSSQAREWILRNTQTTQEASGIYSTQKNSSEQAEKWRFSIPFTLAQVVQRVCGPTMKLFGYRFVDDEKTLTNKSITLLEDKLFY from the exons ATGAAGATCAAGTATGCAATCGTCTTCATCTGTATCGTGGCCCTGGTCATCATTGAAAAGGAAAGCAACATCCTCTCAAG GGTCTCTGATAAGCTGATCCAGAGGCAGACTCCACAGCAGACCCCACAGACCCCTCTGgattacagcaacacaacacaaaagggCTCCCTGATGGCACTCAAAATGCTGCTCTCGAAACTCTCTGGTCCAAAAGGGAATTATTCCAATTTCtcagaggagcaagaggagGAAGAACTGGATGATTTAAGCTCGTACAGCTACAGCGGCGGCCGTAAGCACATATTACTGATGGCCACCACTCGAACGGGCTCCTCGTTTGTGGGGGAATTTTTCAACCAGCATGGGGAGAAAATGTTCTACCTGTTCGAGCCCTTGTGGCACGTCGAGCGCATGCTGACCACGACCGCAAAGACAAACAATGGGACAGTGTTGGCGGGACTCTACCGGGATGTGCTCCAGGGGCTTTTCCTGTGTGATTTCTCCTCACTTGAGAAGTTCATCTCTCCCCCACCTCAGGACCACGTCACCCCGGCTCTTTTCCGCAGAGAGTCTAGTTTATCTCTCTGTGAAGAAAACGTATGTTCTCCTGTAATCAAGGATGTTTTTGAGAG GTATCACTGTAAGACTCGTCGCTGTGGGCCACTCAACTTGACCCTTGCATCTGAATCCTGCCTTTCTAAACAACACCACGCTATCAAAACTGTCCGTGTGCGTCAGCTGGACACACTGCAGCCTTTGGTGGAGGACCCTCGCCTGGACATCAGAGTTATCCAGCTAGTTCGTGATCCAAGAGCGATCTTAGCATCACGCATGGTGGCTTTCTCGACAAAATATCAGACTTGGAAGGCCTGGGCGCAGGACGGTCAGGTGCCTGAAGATGACGAGGAGGTGAAGAGGCTCAAGGTAAACTGTGACCACCTTCGGATGTCTGCAGAGGTGGGGCTGAGTCAGCCTCGCTGGCTGCGGCGTCGCTACATGTTGGTGCGTTATGAGGATATCGCCCGCTACCCCATGCAGAAAGCAGAGGAGATGTACAAGTTCACAGGGATACCGTTTAGTTCCCAGGCTAGGGAGTGGATTCTGAGGAACACCCAGACCACACAGGAAGCCAGCGGGATCTACTCCACCCAGAAAAACTCATCAGAGCAGGCAGAGAAATGGAGATTTAGCATTCCCTTTACACTGGCTCAGGTTGTACAGAGAGTCTGTGGACCCACCATGAAGCTGTTTGGGTACAGATTTGTGGATGATGAAAAAACATTGACCAATAAGTCTATCACTTTGCTTGAAGacaaactgttttattag